A part of Ammospiza nelsoni isolate bAmmNel1 chromosome 9, bAmmNel1.pri, whole genome shotgun sequence genomic DNA contains:
- the LOC132076847 gene encoding vitamin D3 hydroxylase-associated protein-like, with amino-acid sequence MLQQQQLRQLLPEGKGDTGTAVALLGGSVAALGLWKWLGRKRIQRKMEEARRTREEGMKKMAKAVQQFREQVPSVQRDAILSLPLLELSGRLQEGSLSPRTVLYTYLEKALEVTQQTNCLRHFIPECEEQLQEIERRTEKGLLYGIPVSIKDHIGHKGHLATCGLMQCLDTVMEEDSVLVKVLKKQGAIPFAMTNVPQSLFSYECSNPIFGQTLNPLDPQRSPGGSSGGEGALIAGGGSILGMGSDVGGSIRLPSSFCGLCGLKPTAERLSLSGVTGPVNGIVAVPCALGPMARDVDSLALCMKALLCQEMFQLDPSVPPIPFNEEVYSSSAPLRVGYYDTDGYFPLPPCMRRAVKETRSALQAAGHQLVPFSPPRIPYVINELFMKTFFADGGRAFLDVFTGNIVDPGLKAQVNACKMPRLVKKLLALLLKPLFPRLADHLSSMAGMRSVQEMWDHQHQIQVYRSQFISQWQQLQLDVVLCPVLGPAFTMGYPRKLLGAISSTMLYNVLNFPAGVVPVSTVTEADEEELKLYKGCCDDPWDRTLKQAVSGAVGMPVAVQCVALPWQEELCLRFMKEVETLSRGGRRVA; translated from the exons atgctccagcagcagcagctgaggcagctcctgccagaggGGAAGGGGGACACTGGCACTGCCGTCGCCCTGCTCGGGGGCTCcgtggcagccctggggctctggaaATGGCTGGGCAGAAAGAGGATCCAGAGGAAAATGGAGGAGGCTCGGAGGACCCGGGAGGAGGGCATGAAGAAGATGGCAAAGGCTGTGCAGCAGTTCAGGGAGCAG GTCCCCAGTGTCCAGAGAGATGCCattctgtccctgcccctgctggaACTCTCTGGAAGACTCCAGGAAGGGTCTCTGTCCCCCAGGACCGTCCTCTACACCTACTTGGAGAAG GCCCTGGAAGTGACCCAGCAGACAAACTGCTTGCGACACTTTATCCCAgagtgtgaggagcagctccaggaaatCGAGCGGCGCACGGAGAAGGGGCTGCTCTACGGCATCCCTGTCAGCATCAAGGACCACATCGGCCACAAG ggGCACCTGGCAACCTGTGGGCTCATGCAGTGCTTGGACACTGTGATGGAGGAGGACAGTGTCCTGGTCAAGGTCCTGAAGAAACAAGGGGCCATCCCATTTGCAATGACCAATGTGCCACAATCCCTCTTCAG CTACGAATGCAGCAACCCCATCTTTGGGCAGACCTTGAACCCCCTGGACCCTCAAAGGAGCCCCGGGGGCTCCTCGGGAGGGGAGGGAGCTCTGATTGCAGGGGGAGGCTCCATCCTGGGCATGGGCTCGGATGTGGGCGGCAGCATCCGCCTGCCCTCCAGCTTCTGCGGGCTCTGCGGCCTCAAACCCACAGCCGAGAGACTCAG CCTGTCTGGAGTGACTGGCCCTGTCAACGGCATCGTGGCAG TCCCTTGTGCCCTGGGGCCCATGGCACGCGACGTGGACAGCCTGGCCCTGTGcatgaaggctctgctctgccaggagaTGTTCCAGCTGGACCCCAGCGTGCCCCCCATCCCCTTCAATGAGGAG GTGTACTCCAGCTCCGCTCCCCTGCGGGTCGGGTACTACGACACCGACGGCTACTTCCCTCTGCCCCCCTGCATGAGGAGGGCAGTGAAGGAAACCAGGagtgctctgcaggcagctgggcaCCAG CTGGTGCCCTTCTCTCCCCCTCGGATCCCCTATGTCATCAATGAGCTGTTTATGAAGACGTTTTTTGCTGATGGAGGCCGTGCCTTCTTGGATGTGTT CACAGGAAATATTGTGGATCCAGGCTTGAAAGCACAGGTGAATGCCTGCAAGATGCCAAGGCTGGTGAAgaagctgctggctctgcttctTAAACCTCTG TTCCCCCGCCTGGCTGACCACCTGAGCTCCATGGCTGGAATGAG GTCAGTGCAGGAGATGTGGGATCACCAGCATCAAATACAG gtgTACCGCTCCCAGTTCATCAGCCAGTGGCAGCAACTCCAGCTGGACGTGGTGCTTTGCCCTGTCCTGGGGCCTGCCTTCACCATGGGATACCCCAGGAAACTCCTCG GTGCCATCTCCTCCACGATGCTCTACAACGTCTTGAACTTCCCCGCCGGGGTTGTCCCTGTCAGCACCGTGACAGAGGCGGATGAGGAAGAGCTAAAGCTGTACAAAGGATGCTGTGATGACCCCTGGGACCGGACACTGAAACAG GCTGTGTCAGGAGCCGTGGGCATGCCCGTGGCCGTGCAGTGcgtggccctgccctggcaggaggagctgtgcctgcGCTTCATGAAGGAGGTGGAGACCCTGAGCCGTGGTGGCAGGAGAGTGGCATAG
- the LOC132076868 gene encoding vitamin D3 hydroxylase-associated protein-like — MTQERLWQVLDPSWGDLRALSALLCSSAAAVGLLRWLGRRQVQQRMDEARRSRHLALERMEKAARRFKQENPSTQSSQILSLTMVELAEKLKEGSLSPESVLYSYMDKALEVNREVNCVTDFIHGCEDQLQELKKQKEKGLLYGIPISIKDHINCKGHISSGGMVKFLGQVKEEDSVIVQVLKHQGGIPFVKTNIPQTMINYDCSNLIFGQTLNPLNPQKSPGGSSGGEGALIAGGGSILGMGSDVAGSIRLPSSFCGLCGLKPTGNRISKQGVVGALMGMQSVTGVLGPMARDVDSLALCMKALLCQEMFQLDPTVPPIPFNDQVYSSSEPLRVGFYEGDGYFQPSPSMIRAVQLTRRFLQDAGHTLVPFAPPKIDYMVDELFTRGIFSDGAAHLVDCFKGDMVDPNLKSQYNTYRLPALLKRILAIILKPIYPRIARDLGALCGVGSAKNLWDQHRAVAAYRREFITKWRQLRLDVILCPMLGPAFNHGYAGKLFAATSYTHLYNVLDFPAGVVPVSAVTRADEEELKQYRGHYGDPWDRRLREAVSGAVGMPVAVQCVALPWQEELCLRFMREVEALARGTKKSV; from the exons ATGACCCAAGAGCGACTGTGGCAGGTCCTGGATCCATCCTGGGGAGATCTCCGTGCCCTCtcggctctgctctgcagctcagctgcagctgtggggctcCTGAGATGGCTGGGAAGGAGGCAGGTCCAGCAGAGGATGGATGAGGCACGGAGGTCTCGGCACCTGGCCCTGGAGAGGATGGAGAAGGCAGCTCGCAGGTTTAAACAAGAG AACCCAAGCACCCAGAGCTCCCAAATCCTCTCACTGACCATGGTGGAGCTGGCAGAGAAGCTGAAGGaggggtccctgtccccagaaAGTGTCCTCTACTCCTACATGGACAAG GCTTTGGAGGTGAATCGGGAGGTGAACTGTGTGACAGACTTCATCCATGGATGTGAGGATCAGCTCCAGGAACTGAAGAAGCAAAAGGAGAAGGGGTTGCTCTATGGCATTCCCATCAGCATCAAGGACCACATTAACTGCAAG GGCCACATCTCTTCTGGAGGGATGGTGAAATTTCTGGGCCAAGTGAAGGAAGAAGACAGCGTCATTGTCCAGGTCCTAAAGCACCAGGGGGGAATCCCCTTTGTGAAAACCAACATCCCACAGACCATGATAAA ctACGACTGCAGCAACCTCATCTTTGGGCAGACCTTGAACCCTCTGAACCCCCAGAAGAGCCCCGGGGGCTCCTCGGGAGGGGAGGGAGCTCTGATTGCAGGGGGAGGCTCCATCCTGGGCATGGGCTCGGATGTGGCTGGCAGCATCCGCCTGCCCTCCAGCTTCTGCGGGCTCTGCGGCCTCAAACCCACGGGCAACAGGATCAG CAAACAGGGAGTCGTTGGTGCTCTCATGGGAATGCAATCAG TGACAGGGGTGCTGGGGCCCATGGCACGCGACGTGGACAGCCTGGCCCTGTGcatgaaggctctgctctgccaggagaTGTTCCAGCTGGACCCCACCGTGCCCCCCATCCCCTTCAATGACCAG GTTTACAGCAGCTCGGAGCCTCTTCGAGTCGGGTTCTACGAAGGGGATGGGTACTTCCAGCCCTCACCCAGCATGATTCGGGCTGTGCAGCTCACCAGGAGGTTCCTCCAGGATGCAGGCCACACG CTTGTTCCCTTTGCCCCGCCAAAGATTGACTACATGGTGGATGAGCTGTTCACCAGAGGGATTTTCTCAGATGGAGCCGCCCACCTGGTGGACTGCTT CAAAGGAGACATGGTGGATCCCAACCTGAAATCCCAGTACAACACTTACAggcttcctgctctgctgaaaaGGATCTTGGCTATCATTCTGAAACCCATA TACCCACGCATTGCTCGGGATCTCGGCGCTCTCTGTGGAGTGGG GTCTGCCAAAAACCTCTGGGATCAGCATAGAGCAGTGGCG GCTTACCGCAGGGAGTTCATCACCAAATGGAGGCAGCTGAGGCTGGATGTGATCCTTTGTCCCATGCTGGGGCCAGCCTTCAACCATGGCTACGCTGGGAAGCTCTTTG ctgcAACCTCCTACACCCATCTGTACAACGTGCTGGACTTCCCTGCCGGGGTGGTGCCGGTCAGCGCGGTCACGAGGGCTGACGAGGAGGAGCTGAAGCAATACCGAGGGCACTACGGGgacccctgggacaggaggcTGAGAGAG GCTGTGTCAGGAGCTGTGGGCATGCCCGTGGCCGTGCAGTGCGTGGCCCTGCcgtggcaggaggagctgtgcctgcGCTTCATGAGGGAGGTGGAGGCTCTTGCCCGTGGCACCAAGAAAAGTGTGTGA